From one Cyanobacterium stanieri PCC 7202 genomic stretch:
- a CDS encoding serine/threonine protein kinase (PFAM: Protein kinase domain~COGs: COG0515 Serine/threonine protein kinase~InterProIPR000719:IPR008271:IPR017442:IPR020635:IPR 002290~KEGG: cyc:PCC7424_4619 serine/threonine protein kinase with CHASE2 sensor~PFAM: Serine/threonine-protein kinase-like domain~SMART: serine/threonine protein kinase; Tyrosine-protein kinase, catalytic domain~SPTR: Serine/threonine protein kinase with Chase2 sensor), which yields MSDQPIKKKILREDTEVSSQNTTIEINTKIEDINSTEFGEKTTLDNNLGLENTTQNTYERKKKEDYFIGNKCGENKQYLIAKFIAKGGMGNIYLGVNQSTDIKQDFVVIKFLDQELLKVENPEDIKQRFQREIKLLSKLDHPNIVKILDQGIYDIEDDEQEISIPFFVMEYLQGETLDNYLIKKQKLSLEESLLIITQILAGLRTAHQEGIIHRDLKPENIFLIPTLNNKHIVKILDFGIARKIDSMSMVRLTKMNDYFASPYYISPEHIYGINHLDARSDIYNLGLIFYEIVTGNKPFTDCDELLATKGWLGVHNHQNPIPPNQQIGCEDIPPLLNDIILRCLTKKPNHRFPTAEAMLVEIVDVSSAILSSGAPSSFSTSGQNFFDSLGIKNQIMLWLIISFTMGILMTILTIVFVNTVNNNQNISIEEIKSNIS from the coding sequence ATGTCTGATCAACCCATAAAAAAAAAGATCCTTAGAGAGGATACAGAAGTTAGTAGCCAAAATACAACAATTGAAATAAACACCAAAATAGAAGATATAAATAGCACAGAATTTGGAGAAAAGACAACATTAGATAATAATTTAGGACTAGAAAATACAACTCAAAATACCTATGAAAGAAAGAAAAAAGAGGATTACTTTATAGGTAATAAATGTGGAGAAAATAAGCAATATTTAATCGCTAAATTTATCGCCAAAGGAGGTATGGGAAATATCTATCTTGGTGTTAATCAATCGACAGATATTAAGCAAGATTTTGTCGTGATTAAATTCTTAGATCAAGAATTATTGAAGGTAGAAAATCCAGAGGACATAAAGCAAAGATTTCAAAGGGAAATTAAACTTCTTTCTAAATTAGATCATCCTAACATTGTTAAAATACTAGACCAAGGTATTTATGACATAGAAGATGATGAGCAAGAAATTTCTATTCCGTTTTTTGTAATGGAATATTTACAAGGAGAAACCTTAGATAATTATCTAATTAAAAAACAAAAATTATCTTTAGAAGAATCTTTATTAATTATCACTCAAATTTTAGCAGGATTAAGAACCGCTCACCAAGAGGGAATTATTCATCGAGATTTAAAACCAGAGAATATTTTTCTTATTCCTACCTTAAATAATAAGCATATTGTTAAAATTCTTGATTTTGGTATTGCTCGAAAAATTGACAGTATGAGCATGGTTAGATTAACCAAAATGAATGATTATTTTGCAAGTCCTTACTATATATCCCCAGAACATATTTACGGCATTAATCATTTAGATGCCAGAAGTGATATTTATAATTTAGGTCTAATATTTTACGAGATTGTCACAGGTAATAAGCCTTTTACTGATTGTGATGAATTGTTAGCCACCAAGGGATGGTTAGGAGTACATAATCACCAAAATCCTATCCCCCCAAATCAACAAATTGGATGCGAAGATATACCTCCTCTGTTAAATGATATTATCCTTCGATGTCTGACCAAAAAACCTAACCATAGATTTCCCACTGCCGAGGCTATGTTAGTGGAAATAGTTGATGTTTCTAGTGCTATTTTATCTTCTGGGGCTCCATCTTCTTTTAGTACTTCTGGACAGAATTTTTTTGACAGTTTGGGCATTAAAAACCAAATTATGCTTTGGTTAATTATTAGCTTTACCATGGGAATTTTAATGACTATATTAACTATAGTTTTCGTCAATACTGTTAATAATAATCAAAATATTAGTATAGAAGAAATAAAAAGTAATATCAGTTAA
- a CDS encoding extracellular solute-binding protein family 1 (PFAM: Bacterial extracellular solute-binding protein~COGs: COG1840 ABC-type Fe3+ transport system periplasmic component~InterPro IPR006059~KEGG: rxy:Rxyl_1175 extracellular solute-binding protein~PFAM: extracellular solute-binding protein family 1~SPTR: Putative iron ABC transporter ATP-binding protein) gives MKRRKILGFIGVLCASSALTIACGAPNNVGGGATNGTATEETVDLAGQELTIYSGRNEELIGPLLERFEEETGVTVQVRYGDTAELAAAILEEGQNTPADVYFGQDAGALGALQLEGRTRTIPQNLLDKVDSRFRSPDGQWIGISGRARTLAYNINLVEESELPDSIWDLTEEQWRGRIGWAPTNGSFQSFVTAMRVTEGDDRTREWLQGIIDNDPQVFRNNTTTVEAIGRGEAEIGLVNNYYLGRFTAEDPDFPVAHHYTGEDVGSMINVAGVAILDATDSEPAAIALIEFLLTEESQAYFAENTNEYPLIEGAAPPEDQISIAEINPPSIDLSSLEDLEGTLALLREVGAIE, from the coding sequence GTGAAAAGAAGAAAAATACTAGGCTTTATAGGAGTTTTATGTGCATCTAGTGCATTGACTATTGCCTGTGGGGCGCCTAATAATGTGGGAGGAGGTGCTACCAATGGAACAGCAACGGAGGAAACCGTTGATTTGGCAGGTCAAGAACTTACTATTTATTCTGGTAGAAATGAAGAGTTAATCGGACCTTTATTAGAAAGATTTGAAGAAGAAACTGGGGTAACGGTTCAGGTGCGCTATGGAGATACTGCTGAATTAGCCGCAGCGATTTTAGAAGAAGGGCAAAATACCCCCGCAGATGTCTATTTTGGACAGGATGCAGGGGCTTTAGGTGCTTTACAATTAGAAGGTAGAACCAGAACCATTCCCCAAAATCTTTTAGATAAAGTTGATTCTCGTTTTCGCTCTCCTGATGGACAATGGATTGGTATTTCTGGCAGGGCGCGTACTTTGGCGTATAATATCAATTTGGTGGAAGAGTCGGAATTGCCTGATTCTATCTGGGATTTAACCGAAGAACAGTGGCGCGGTAGAATTGGCTGGGCGCCTACCAATGGTTCTTTTCAGTCTTTTGTAACGGCGATGCGTGTTACGGAGGGTGATGATAGAACGAGGGAATGGTTGCAGGGTATTATTGATAATGATCCTCAAGTTTTTCGTAATAATACCACTACTGTAGAGGCCATTGGACGAGGTGAGGCGGAAATCGGTTTGGTGAACAATTATTATCTAGGTCGTTTTACTGCTGAAGATCCTGATTTTCCTGTAGCCCATCATTACACTGGAGAGGATGTGGGTTCGATGATTAATGTGGCTGGGGTGGCTATTTTGGATGCGACAGATAGTGAACCTGCGGCGATCGCCCTTATTGAGTTTTTATTAACCGAAGAATCTCAGGCATATTTTGCGGAAAATACCAATGAATATCCCCTGATTGAAGGGGCGGCACCTCCTGAAGATCAAATTTCCATCGCCGAAATTAATCCTCCTTCTATTGATTTGAGTAGTTTAGAAGATTTAGAGGGTACTCTTGCTTTACTCAGAGAGGTAGGGGCGATCGAATAA
- a CDS encoding hypothetical protein (KEGG: dvi:Dvir_GJ11053 GJ11053 gene product from transcript GJ11053-RA~SPTR: GJ11053) encodes MGNGKQRYANLQGCESLSPMPIFLCNVSEKSNNTVDSD; translated from the coding sequence ATGGGTAATGGTAAACAAAGATATGCCAATCTCCAAGGTTGTGAATCTTTGTCCCCCATGCCCATTTTTTTGTGCAATGTATCCGAGAAAAGTAATAATACTGTAGATTCAGATTAA
- a CDS encoding binding-protein-dependent transport systems inner membrane component (PFAM: Binding-protein-dependent transport system inner membrane component~COGs: COG1178 ABC-type Fe3+ transport system permease component~InterPro IPR000515~KEGG: ana:alr1383 permease protein of iron(III) ABC transporter~PFAM: binding-protein-dependent transport systems inner membrane component~SPTR: Putative ABC transporter ATP-binding protein) codes for MTNTPDIQSKSPLSENPIKPPFFLLLVGGITVIAIVIPLIYLMIRAGSVSSSRELEQLINFIFNVRILRILWNSIGMAAACTAISALIAIPYAFLTVKTDLPWRRFWSVVSTLPLAIPTYVGSFALIITFGPRGSLVQSWLEPFGVERLPSIYGWVGTIAAITLFSYPYLLLSVRAGLQGLDPALEESARSLGYNSWGIFFRVTLPLLRPSIVAGSLLVALYALQDFGTPALMRFNSFTHAIFIQYQSSFNRSLAAALSMVLVVLVFIILFIEQRVRTNASYYSRGSGAVNKGRLIPLGKWKPVAIAFCCLISFFTLVLPIGVIILWLTRSSDIVATLQNTLVFARNSAWASSLAAIFATLLALPVAILSVRFPSKLSTLIERGTYLGYGLPGIVVALSLVFFGANYLPWIYQTMPMLVFAYIILFLPQSVGTNRSSLLQISPSLEESARSLGRSPWQTLKEVTLPLVRPGITSGAVLVFVTAIKELPATILLSPIGFKTLAVEIWDSTNDARFASAAAASFAMLVVCTGLTFIILSQEKKLNRK; via the coding sequence ATGACAAATACCCCCGATATTCAGAGCAAATCACCATTATCAGAAAATCCCATCAAACCTCCATTTTTCTTGTTGCTAGTCGGGGGCATTACAGTAATTGCCATCGTAATTCCCTTAATTTATCTGATGATTCGGGCTGGTAGTGTCTCCTCCTCTAGGGAACTCGAGCAGTTAATTAATTTTATCTTTAACGTTCGTATCCTGAGAATTTTGTGGAATAGTATCGGCATGGCAGCCGCCTGTACCGCTATCTCTGCTTTAATTGCTATTCCCTACGCATTTTTGACCGTCAAAACCGATTTACCTTGGCGCCGATTTTGGTCAGTGGTCAGTACCCTTCCCCTCGCAATTCCCACCTATGTGGGTAGTTTTGCCCTAATTATCACCTTTGGGCCTCGGGGTAGTCTGGTACAGTCATGGTTAGAACCCTTTGGGGTAGAAAGATTACCCTCTATCTATGGTTGGGTGGGTACCATTGCCGCCATTACCCTTTTTTCCTACCCCTATCTATTATTGAGTGTCAGGGCTGGTTTACAAGGATTAGACCCTGCCCTAGAAGAATCTGCCCGTAGTTTGGGGTACAACTCTTGGGGTATCTTTTTTCGTGTCACTCTGCCCTTGTTGCGTCCATCCATTGTGGCAGGTTCTTTATTAGTTGCTCTTTATGCCCTGCAGGATTTTGGCACCCCCGCCCTGATGCGTTTTAACTCCTTTACTCATGCCATTTTTATTCAATACCAATCTAGTTTTAACCGTAGTCTAGCGGCCGCATTATCTATGGTGTTGGTGGTTTTAGTATTTATCATTTTATTTATAGAGCAAAGGGTGAGGACTAATGCCAGTTACTATTCCCGAGGATCTGGAGCCGTTAATAAAGGGAGACTCATCCCCCTAGGAAAATGGAAACCCGTGGCGATCGCCTTTTGTTGCCTAATATCCTTTTTCACCCTAGTATTACCCATCGGAGTAATTATCCTGTGGTTAACCAGAAGCTCAGATATAGTCGCCACCCTACAAAATACCCTCGTTTTTGCTCGTAACTCCGCTTGGGCATCTAGTCTCGCCGCCATCTTTGCCACCCTCTTGGCGCTTCCTGTGGCAATTCTTTCTGTGCGATTTCCCAGTAAACTAAGCACCCTCATTGAAAGGGGAACTTATCTGGGCTATGGCTTACCCGGCATCGTTGTGGCCCTTTCCCTCGTCTTTTTCGGTGCCAACTACTTACCATGGATTTATCAAACCATGCCCATGCTCGTTTTTGCCTACATCATCTTATTTTTACCCCAATCCGTAGGCACCAATCGCAGTTCCCTGCTCCAAATTAGTCCCTCCCTCGAAGAATCTGCCCGTAGTTTGGGGCGTAGTCCATGGCAAACCCTCAAAGAAGTTACTCTGCCCCTTGTGCGTCCAGGTATCACCAGCGGGGCAGTATTAGTCTTTGTAACCGCCATCAAAGAATTACCTGCCACCATATTATTATCCCCCATCGGCTTTAAAACCTTAGCAGTAGAAATCTGGGATTCAACCAATGACGCTCGTTTTGCCTCTGCTGCCGCCGCCTCATTTGCCATGTTGGTGGTGTGTACAGGGCTTACTTTTATAATTCTCTCCCAAGAAAAAAAATTAAATCGTAAATAA
- a CDS encoding DoxX family protein (PFAM: DoxX~COGs: COG2259 membrane protein~InterPro IPR011637~KEGG: ana:all3051 hypothetical protein~PFAM: DoxX family protein~SPTR: All3051 protein): MKYLPLAARICLCLIFLRAGINHILGFNSTVEMMTDQGLPIANILLLFTVVFQLLGGISLLLGYKVKIGSVLLILFLIPATLVFHNPIADPNEINNFLKNIGLIGGLLMVIYAGSGALSIDRK; encoded by the coding sequence ATGAAATATTTACCCTTAGCCGCTCGTATTTGTCTTTGCCTGATTTTTTTAAGGGCTGGAATTAACCATATTCTTGGTTTCAACAGCACTGTAGAGATGATGACTGACCAAGGTTTACCCATTGCAAATATCTTATTACTTTTTACCGTTGTCTTTCAATTATTGGGAGGCATTTCTTTACTGTTGGGATATAAAGTAAAAATTGGCTCAGTGCTGTTAATTTTGTTTCTGATTCCTGCTACCTTAGTATTTCACAATCCCATTGCTGACCCCAATGAAATCAACAATTTTCTCAAAAATATAGGTTTAATTGGTGGATTGTTGATGGTTATCTACGCTGGTTCTGGGGCTTTAAGTATTGATAGGAAATAA
- a CDS encoding DNA-directed RNA polymerase subunit beta' (PFAM: RNA polymerase Rpb1, domain 4; RNA polymerase Rpb1, domain 5; RNA polymerase Rpb1, domain 3~TIGRFAM: DNA-directed RNA polymerase, beta'' subunit~COGs: COG0086 DNA-directed RNA polymerase beta' subunit/160 kD subunit~InterPro IPR007066:IPR007083:IPR007081:IPR012756~KEGG: cyt:cce_3487 DNA-directed RNA polymerase subunit beta'~PFAM: RNA polymerase Rpb1 domain 5; RNA polymerase Rpb1 domain 4; RNA polymerase Rpb1 domain 3~SPTR: DNA-directed RNA polymerase subunit beta';~TIGRFAM: DNA-directed RNA polymerase, beta'' subunit) — protein MSQNKEQSKKPQVFYNRIIDKGALKKLIAKTFTEYGSARCAAVCDRLKTMGFHYATQAAVSISVEDLKVPEAKKNMLAEAESTIRTTMNRYANGEITEVERFQKVIDTWNDTSESLKDEVVRNFRQSDPLNSVYMMAFSGARGNISQVRQLVGMRGLMADPQGEIIDLPIKTNFREGLTVTEYIISSYGARKGLVDTALRTADSGYLTRRLVDVSQDVIIRETDCGTTKGVWIEPMKDGDRTLIPLGDRLLGRVLADDVVHPITNEVIAQRNQAIDADLAKLIGKTVEKVKVRSPLTCETARSVCQKCYGWSLAHGEWVNMGEAIGIIAAQSIGEPGTQLTMRTFHTGGVFTGEVAQRITSPVAGKVKFDKKLKVRENRTRHGDQKLLVEVNGNIIVGDKKVPVPVNSLLAIREGDEVIKDQLLAEVMPQKTRSTERVTKDVASDLAGEVIFQDVDPLTTTDRQGNNTITASRNGLIWVLSGQVYNLPPNAEPVVKNGEKIKQGSVLAETKLKTKSGGVCRFEEGSREIEIITASVSLDQADIFLEHHGNQQQYVIHTPRGDRFALKVSPGTKVQNNQIVAELIDDTFTTETGGIMRYAGLETGRGNKKQGYEVTTEGTLIWIPEESHEINKDISLLMVEDGQYVEAGTEVVKDVFCQSSGIVEVIQKNDILREIIIKPGKLYMDLDPEQMATMEDGTILSPGTELMAGVTVEDECITEFVDTNEGVGLLLRPMKQYEVVNTTQSPSQESLNSAGGKINLRPVLRTFFKDGERVKSVEGVQLVTTQLVLETTEGMSADIELIEDENQTDCFRLQIVVLESVMLRRELETEPNIITTVTVTDGQEIMPGDVVATTQILCQENGIIRGIREGVEAIRRILVVRENDIMEIEAEGKLLKQEGDFVTQGELLAEGVKAPDSGYVMTTEGNTISLRHARPYRVSTGAILHIEQGDLVQRGDNLVLLVFERAKTGDIVQGLPRIEELLEARKPKEPAILARRPGVCQVEYKDDEAIDVKVIEDDGTISEYSLSPNQNIIVGDNQRVNTGDPLSDGLVSPHELLEVFYDYYKEHMGAYDAALGAMQKAQLFLVNQIQGVYQSQGIDISDKHIEVIVRQMTSKVHIDDGGDSIRLPGELVELRDIEKDNETLSLTGGAPIEYTPKLMGITKSSLNTDSFISAASFQETTRVLTEAAIEGKSDWLRGLKENVIIGRLIPAGTGFNAYDENLDWEDTEVGAGNSDYIGDVSAEYEEQNYILPDSEDAIIDDQIARVLSPEDATINDDLIDDNYQS, from the coding sequence ATGTCTCAAAATAAAGAACAAAGCAAAAAACCCCAAGTTTTCTATAACAGAATTATTGATAAAGGGGCTTTAAAAAAACTGATTGCCAAAACTTTTACGGAATACGGCTCTGCCCGTTGTGCGGCAGTGTGCGATCGCCTCAAAACCATGGGTTTCCACTATGCTACCCAAGCGGCGGTATCCATCAGTGTGGAAGATTTGAAGGTACCTGAAGCCAAAAAAAATATGTTGGCGGAGGCAGAAAGCACCATCAGAACCACTATGAACCGTTATGCCAATGGGGAAATTACTGAGGTAGAACGTTTCCAGAAGGTAATTGATACTTGGAATGATACCTCCGAATCCCTCAAGGATGAAGTGGTACGCAATTTCCGTCAATCAGATCCCCTCAACTCTGTGTATATGATGGCGTTTTCTGGGGCGAGGGGTAACATCAGCCAAGTTCGTCAGTTAGTGGGTATGCGGGGTTTGATGGCAGATCCTCAAGGGGAAATCATCGACTTACCCATTAAAACCAATTTCCGTGAGGGTTTGACGGTAACAGAATATATTATTTCATCTTACGGTGCCAGAAAAGGTCTGGTAGATACAGCGTTACGTACCGCCGACTCAGGTTATCTTACCCGTCGTTTAGTGGATGTATCTCAGGATGTGATTATCCGTGAAACCGATTGCGGTACCACCAAAGGGGTATGGATTGAACCCATGAAAGATGGCGATCGCACCTTAATTCCTTTAGGAGATCGTCTTTTAGGTCGTGTCTTAGCCGATGATGTGGTTCACCCCATCACTAACGAAGTCATTGCCCAACGCAATCAAGCCATTGATGCTGATTTAGCGAAATTAATCGGTAAAACTGTTGAAAAAGTAAAAGTAAGATCTCCCCTCACCTGTGAAACCGCCCGTTCTGTATGTCAGAAGTGTTACGGTTGGTCCCTCGCCCATGGAGAATGGGTAAATATGGGTGAAGCTATCGGTATTATCGCCGCCCAGTCCATCGGTGAACCGGGTACTCAGCTTACCATGCGTACCTTCCACACTGGGGGGGTATTTACTGGGGAAGTCGCCCAACGTATCACCAGCCCAGTGGCAGGAAAGGTGAAGTTTGATAAAAAATTAAAGGTCAGGGAAAACCGTACCCGCCATGGTGATCAAAAACTATTGGTGGAGGTTAACGGTAATATCATCGTTGGTGATAAAAAAGTTCCTGTACCCGTCAACAGTTTACTCGCCATCCGTGAAGGAGACGAAGTAATCAAAGATCAACTCTTGGCAGAAGTAATGCCCCAAAAAACTCGCTCCACCGAAAGAGTGACCAAGGATGTGGCATCTGACTTGGCTGGAGAAGTTATTTTCCAAGACGTAGATCCCCTCACCACCACCGACAGACAGGGCAACAACACCATCACAGCCTCCCGTAACGGCTTAATTTGGGTACTTTCTGGACAGGTGTATAACCTTCCCCCCAATGCCGAACCTGTGGTCAAAAACGGTGAAAAAATTAAACAAGGTTCTGTATTGGCAGAAACCAAGCTCAAAACCAAGAGTGGCGGTGTTTGTCGTTTTGAAGAAGGCAGTCGAGAAATTGAAATTATCACCGCTTCCGTATCCTTGGATCAAGCAGATATTTTCCTCGAACACCATGGCAATCAACAACAGTATGTTATTCATACCCCTAGGGGCGATCGTTTTGCCCTCAAAGTAAGCCCCGGTACCAAGGTACAAAACAATCAAATCGTTGCCGAACTCATTGACGATACCTTCACCACCGAAACAGGCGGTATCATGCGCTATGCAGGGTTAGAAACTGGACGGGGTAACAAAAAACAAGGCTACGAAGTAACCACCGAAGGAACCTTGATCTGGATTCCTGAAGAAAGCCACGAAATCAATAAAGACATCTCCCTCTTGATGGTGGAAGATGGTCAATATGTGGAAGCAGGTACCGAAGTAGTTAAAGATGTATTCTGTCAATCTAGCGGTATTGTCGAAGTAATTCAGAAGAACGACATCCTCAGAGAAATCATCATCAAACCTGGTAAGCTATACATGGACTTAGATCCAGAACAGATGGCAACCATGGAAGACGGCACCATTCTTTCCCCCGGCACCGAATTAATGGCAGGGGTAACCGTAGAGGATGAATGTATCACCGAATTTGTGGATACTAACGAAGGGGTTGGTTTATTACTCCGTCCCATGAAACAATATGAGGTGGTCAATACCACCCAGTCTCCTTCCCAAGAATCCTTGAACAGTGCTGGAGGTAAAATTAACCTTCGTCCTGTGTTACGTACCTTCTTCAAAGATGGTGAAAGGGTCAAGAGTGTGGAAGGGGTACAATTAGTTACTACCCAACTTGTCCTCGAAACCACCGAGGGTATGAGTGCGGACATCGAGTTAATCGAAGACGAAAATCAAACTGATTGTTTCCGTTTACAAATCGTCGTCCTCGAGTCGGTGATGTTACGTCGTGAATTGGAAACAGAACCTAATATTATCACCACCGTAACTGTTACCGATGGACAGGAAATTATGCCGGGGGATGTGGTCGCCACCACTCAGATTCTTTGTCAAGAAAACGGTATTATCCGAGGTATCCGTGAAGGAGTCGAGGCGATTCGCCGTATTTTGGTGGTCAGGGAAAATGACATCATGGAAATTGAGGCGGAGGGTAAATTACTCAAACAAGAAGGGGATTTTGTCACCCAAGGGGAATTATTAGCCGAGGGAGTAAAAGCCCCTGATTCTGGCTATGTGATGACCACCGAAGGTAATACCATCAGCCTACGCCATGCCCGTCCTTACCGTGTATCTACGGGGGCAATTTTACATATCGAACAGGGTGATCTGGTTCAACGGGGTGATAACCTTGTATTACTTGTATTTGAACGGGCTAAAACTGGGGATATTGTTCAGGGTTTACCGAGAATTGAGGAATTATTGGAAGCTCGTAAACCCAAGGAACCTGCCATTCTTGCCCGTCGTCCTGGGGTGTGTCAGGTAGAGTATAAAGATGACGAGGCGATCGATGTTAAAGTTATCGAAGATGATGGCACTATCTCTGAATACTCTTTGAGTCCTAACCAAAATATTATTGTGGGTGATAATCAAAGGGTTAATACGGGTGATCCTTTATCTGATGGTTTAGTTAGTCCTCACGAACTGTTAGAGGTGTTCTACGACTACTATAAAGAACACATGGGCGCCTATGATGCTGCTTTGGGCGCAATGCAAAAAGCTCAACTATTCTTGGTTAATCAGATTCAAGGGGTTTACCAATCTCAAGGGATTGATATTTCCGATAAACATATCGAGGTGATTGTACGTCAGATGACTTCTAAGGTACACATTGACGATGGTGGCGATAGTATTCGTTTACCGGGAGAATTGGTAGAGTTGCGCGACATTGAAAAAGATAATGAAACTTTATCCTTAACTGGTGGTGCTCCTATCGAATATACTCCTAAGTTGATGGGTATTACTAAATCTAGTTTGAATACTGATAGTTTCATCTCGGCGGCTAGTTTCCAAGAAACTACAAGGGTACTGACTGAGGCGGCCATCGAAGGTAAGTCTGACTGGTTAAGAGGTTTGAAAGAAAACGTAATTATCGGACGTTTGATTCCTGCTGGTACGGGATTCAACGCCTATGACGAAAACCTCGATTGGGAAGATACGGAGGTAGGCGCTGGTAATTCTGATTATATTGGTGATGTGAGTGCCGAATATGAGGAGCAAAATTATATTTTGCCTGATTCGGAAGATGCCATTATTGATGATCAAATTGCTCGGGTGTTATCTCCTGAAGATGCCACTATTAACGATGATTTGATTGATGATAATTATCAAAGTTAA